One Pieris napi chromosome 24, ilPieNapi1.2, whole genome shotgun sequence DNA window includes the following coding sequences:
- the LOC125061846 gene encoding uncharacterized protein LOC125061846 yields MDHYLTTYRKDYLWPNLPGSGSGGGIVETPKLSGQELAFYQACMQHTRPPDCRCPQYSGEEVQLPPGKEGGWSRNEIMGPMLDPKLYPVRVGASPETASSRYDQPNAFLDKLQSKYPMLYSILQNEASPELKQRIDRDRNKSTYQVDYCESGPGAKFEGLQRASDESGTGPCAQPMRLPGDPCRVGPKPRMTTPKTISKQGGAGADPRAKCETTSAVPPLGKTEYQDNVSKLGGIIMRDKLHRK; encoded by the exons ATGGACCATTATTTGACGACATACCGAAAGGACTACCTCTGGCCTAATCTACCCGGTTCCGGAAGTGGGGGTGGCATTGTTGA aaCCCCGAAGCTATCAGGTCAAGAATTAGCATTCTACCAAGCATGTATGCAACATACAAGACCGCCAGATTGCCGCTGCCCGCAGTATTCTGGAGAGGAAGTACAGCTACCACCAGGGAAAGAGGGCGGATGGAGTAGAAATGAG ATAATGGGACCAATGTTGGATCCTAAACTGTACCCAGTTCGAGTTGGAGCCAGCCCCGAGACCGCGTCATCGCGATATGACCAACCCAACGCATTTTTGGACaaa ttGCAGTCAAAATACCCGATGCTGTATAGCATCTTACAAAACGAGGCATCACCAGAGCTGAAACAGAGGATAGATAGAGATAGAAATAAATCCACGTATCAAGTTGATTACTGCGAATCAG GCCCGGGTGCGAAGTTCGAAGGACTCCAACGCGCCTCTGATGAAAGCGGTACCGGACCTTGTGCGCAGCCTATGAGGCTTCCAGGAGACCCTTGTCGAGTGGGTCCAAAGCCGAGGATGACCACACCAAAGACCATCTCCAAACAGGGTGGAGCAGGCGCCGATCCTAGAGCTAAATGCG AAACAACGTCTGCCGTCCCGCCCCTCGGCAAGACAGAATATCAAGACAATGTATCCAAGTTGGGCGGGATCATAATGAGAGATAAATTacacagaaaataa
- the LOC125061948 gene encoding uncharacterized protein LOC125061948 has product MSVFDGEIEFQSVYMVDFAKKNKPKSPRRKAIDDDCLIVGLSRDSLKARDQPRKSPDVLCPINFEYYKEAVERFGEDHPRVTKRYMTKDVDPTPVDHEIQDLKRTEYLTKYCSRELPFMSVNLARRARALQTLRLPDDIYIPDTSQKGSYRPPKPEKYAEPPSAMSMRPKFDPSLTKELRRILRVRTGDTSYGVTHDLLAKVVLEKNPFGPPREEPKFGRWKNRYFYTYRI; this is encoded by the exons CAGTGTATATGGTAGATTTtgctaagaaaaataaacc gaAAAGTCCACGTCGCAAAGCAATAGACGACGATTGTCTTATCGTCGGCCTTAGTCGTGATTCCCTGAAAGCCAGAGACCAGCCGCGCAAAAGTCCGGATGTATTATGCCCTATTAACTTCGAATACTACAAGGAGGCTGTTGAACGG TTTGGTGAAGACCATCCAAGAGTCACTAAAAGATACATGACGAAGGATGTCGATCCAACGCCAGTGGACCACGAGATCCAGGACCTAAAGAGGACTGAGTATTTAACCAAATATTGTTCCAGGG AACTGCCGTTCATGTCTGTGAATCTGGCGAGGCGTGCGCGTGCGCTCCAAACTCTGCGGCTACCGGACGACATCTACATACCAGACACGAGCCAAAAGGGCTCATACCGCCCGCCCAAGCCGGAGAAATACGCGGAACCGCCCTCCGCTATGTCTATGAGACCTAAGTTTGATCCATCATTGACAA AGGAGCTACGACGCATCTTGCGTGTGCGCACAGGCGATACAAGTTATGGCGTGACTCACGATCTATTAGCTAAAGTGGTACTTGAGAAGAATCCCTTTGGACCACCCCGCGAAGAGCCCAAATTTGGTCGTTGGAAGAACAGATACTTTTACActtatagaatttaa